From Carya illinoinensis cultivar Pawnee chromosome 5, C.illinoinensisPawnee_v1, whole genome shotgun sequence, one genomic window encodes:
- the LOC122309285 gene encoding uncharacterized protein LOC122309285 gives MKPRTNGVSRAQKSKTFQSEGPNWILIAGGALLSTLSIRLGYKLKQALDTKQQENASNSLKGNGKSSDRRNAAGSHLHSNVYSFTREDDGCFNCMSGTEGMMEIKCPANGQMLSESDGVLPLVTVPTPEFNKENGVIWSSSPDRLETPPKPFHHSNCSDSPCVSESGSDIFSKREVIHKLRQQLKRRDDMILEMQDQIVELQNSLNAQLAHSTHLQSQLDAANRDLFDSEREIQRLRKAIADHCVGRVGPNDKPSTVTVWPPEAINGHSNGYHNEESNFDLPEKGRDGGRIEMLKREVGELKEVIEGKEYLLQSYKEQKAELSMKIKDLQQRLDSQLPNIL, from the exons ATGAAACCAAGAACAAATGGGGTATCTAGAGCTCAAAAGTCAAAAACTTTTCAGAGTGAAGGACCAAATTGGATTCTCATTGCTGGGGGTGCCTTATTAAGTACATTGTCAATTCGCCTTGGTTACAAGTTAAAGCAGGCACTCGACACGAAGCAACAAGAGAATGCTAGCAATAGTTTGAAAG GAAATGGGAAATCCTCCGACAGAAGGAATGCTGCTGGTTCCCATTTGCATTCAAATGTGTATTCCTTTACACGAGAAGATGATGGTTGCTTCAACTGCATGTCAG GAACTGAAGGCATGATGGAGATTAAGTGCCCAGCCAATGGCCAGATGCTTAGTGAATCTGATGGAGTTCTCCCTTTGGTCACAGTTCCTACTCCTGAATTTAACAAGGAAAATGGTGTTATTTGGTCATCTTCTCCTGATCGTCTTGAAACGCCTCCAAAGCCTTTCCACCATTCAAACTGCTCAGACTCTCCATGTGTCTCAGAATCTGGCTCTGATATTTTCAGCAAGCGGGAAGTAATTCACAAACTGAGGCAACAGTTGAAGAGAAGAGATGATATGATACTGGAGATGCAAGATCAGATTGTGGAGTTGCAGAATTCACTGAATGCTCAACTAGCACATTCTACACATTTGCAGTCGCAACTTGATGCTGCAAACCGGGACTTGTTTGATTCTGAGAGGGAAATACAGAGGCTGAGGAAGGCAATTGCGGATCATTGTGTGGGACGTGTCGGCCCCAATGACAAGCCTTCCACTGTAACAGTTTGGCCACCTGAGGCAATAAATGGCCATTCAAATGGGTATCACAATGAGGAGAGCAATTTTGACCTGCCCGAGAAAGGAAGAGATGGGGGGAGGATTGAAATGCTCAAGAGGGAAGTAGGAGAGTTGAAGGAGGTGATTGAAGGAAAGGAATATTTGCTGCAGAGCTACAAGGAGCAGAAGGCCGAGCTTTCCATGAAGATCAAGGATTTGCAGCAGAGACTGGATTCTCAACTTCCTAATATTTTGTAG
- the LOC122310342 gene encoding DELLA protein GAIP-B-like, with amino-acid sequence MAEVAQKLELPDDLMCNAQGDGLSQLTYKTVHYNPYDLSTWLQSMLSEFNPLPVNGFNPMVPHATGVIAPPAPLDDSLLAPTESSTITSIDFDQENNINHSSTLRTVNSSDKFLPLQAQTQTLQAQTVLITLFHFKLKPRRQLTLRNGF; translated from the coding sequence ATGGCCGAGGTTGCCCAGAAGCTTGAACTGCCCGACGATTTGATGTGTAATGCTCAAGGAGATGGCCTCTCTCAACTCACATACAAGACTGTTCATTACAACCCCTACGATCTATCAACATGGCTACAGAGCATGCTCTCTGAGTTCAACCCACTTCCTGTCAATGGTTTCAATCCCATGGTGCCACACGCCACCGGCGTCATCGCTCCACCCGCTCCCCTCGACGATTCTCTACTTGCTCCGACTGAATCATCCACCATCACCTCCATTGATTTTGATcaagaaaacaatattaatcACTCCAGTACGTTGCGTACAGTCAATAGCTCTGACAAATTTCTTCCGCTTCAAGCTCAAACCCAGACGCTTCAAGCTCAAACAGTATTAATCACCCTCTTCCACTTCAAGCTCAAACCCAGACGCCAACTGACATTGCGTAATGGTTTTTAg
- the LOC122311772 gene encoding tocopherol O-methyltransferase, chloroplastic: MRDFLFDIASILLDIIFVRNSGGHSLCFLNPAPEEAAEGSHSDFSISSMTLAFSSTCQHLLTYSLKPQLQFLPPRAPASMRRLTSALASATTRGVEADAKDDGVVLKKGIAEFYDESSGVWEDIWGDHMHHGFYDPGSTVSVSDHRAAQIRMIEEALRFSGISEDPKKRPESVVDVGCGIGGSSRYLARKFEAKCQGITLSPVQAQRANSLAAAQGLADKVSFQVADALDQPFPDGQFDLVWSMESGEHMPDKAKFVNELARVAAPGGTIIIVTWCHRDLAPSEESLQPWEKELLNKICKAYYLPAWCSTADYVKLLQSLSLQDIKAADWSQNVAPFWPAVIRSALTWKGLTSMLRSGLKTIKGALAMPLMIEGYKKDLIKFAIITCRKLE, encoded by the exons ATGCGAGATTTTCTGTTTGACATTGCAAGCATATTGCTCGATATCATTTTTGTACGCAACTCTGGGGGCCACTCACTCTGCTTCCTTAATCCAGCGCCTGAAGAAGCAGCGGAAGGCAGCCACTCAGATTTCTCAATTTCTTCGATGACCTTAGCATTTTCCTCCACGTGTCAACATCTACTCACGTACAGCCTGAAGCCTCAGCTCCAGTTTCTCCCTCCTCGTGCGCCCGCTTCCATGAGAAGGTTGACTTCTGCTCTGGCGTCGGCGACGACACGTGGGGTCGAGGCAGATGCCAAGGACGATGGGGTTGTGCTTAAGAAGGGCATAGCTGAGTTCTACGATGAGTCGTCTGGCGTATGGGAGGACATCTGGGGCGACCACATGCACCATGGCTTCTACGACCCAGGTTCCACGGTTTCTGTTTCGGATCATCGGGCCGCCCAGATCCGTATGATCGAAGAGGCGCTCCGATTCTCCGGAATTTCGG AGGACCCAAAGAAAAGGCCTGAAAGCGTAGTTGATGTTGGGTGTGGGATTGGAGGAAGCTCCAGGTACCTAGCTAGAAAATTTGAGGCCAAATGCCAAGGTATCACCCTTAGTCCTGTCCAGGCCCAAAGAGCTAATTCTCTTGCTGCTGCTCAAGGACTAGCCGACAAG GTTTCCTTTCAAGTTGCGGATGCTTTGGATCAACCCTTTCCTGATGGGCAATTTGACCTCGTGTGGTCCATGGAGAGTGGTGAACACATGCCTGATAAAGCAAag TTTGTTAATGAGTTGGCTCGAGTTGCAGCCCCTGGAGGAACGATAATAATAGTAACATGGTGCCATAGGGATCTCGCTCCTTCTGAGGAGTCCTTGCAGCCATGGGAGAAAGAGCTTCTGAACAAGATATGTAAAGCTTATTATCTTCCAGCATGGTGTTCTACTGCTGATTATGTGAAACTACTGCAGTCACTTTCTCTCCAG GATATCAAGGCAGCAGATTGGTCTCAAAATGTTGCCCCATTTTGGCCGGCAGTGATACGGTCTGCATTGACATGGAAGGGCCTAACATCAATGTTGCGAAGTG GACTAAAAACCATAAAAGGAGCGTTGGCAATGCCTTTGATGATCGAAGGATATAAGAAGGATCTAATTAAATTTGCCATTATTACATGTCGAAAGCTGGAATAG